A section of the Pediococcus inopinatus genome encodes:
- a CDS encoding DMT family transporter has product MGYLYLSIVVAGELLGTNLLKASNGFTRIGFSIGSLVAYALCFYFLSIAMKTINLSIAYALWAGVGIVATTVLSVLIWHEQINLTIVLGIILIVAGSILLNLHVE; this is encoded by the coding sequence ATGGGATATTTATATTTAAGCATTGTGGTTGCCGGTGAACTTTTAGGTACCAATTTATTGAAAGCTTCAAATGGATTTACAAGAATTGGCTTTTCGATTGGCTCTCTAGTTGCCTATGCATTGTGTTTTTACTTTCTATCAATTGCGATGAAAACAATTAATCTAAGCATCGCTTATGCCTTATGGGCAGGTGTCGGGATTGTCGCCACGACGGTACTTTCTGTACTGATTTGGCATGAACAAATTAATTTAACTATTGTCCTTGGCATAATTTTAATTGTAGCTGGATCAATTTTATTGAATTTGCATGTTGAGTAA
- a CDS encoding aldo/keto reductase produces the protein MKQVNFKGVNLPAIGIGTWHMGDNLKTYAQEKATILYGLNHGATVIDTAEMYGEGNAETLVGDVLQEFDRQKVFLISKFYPQNATKERMKQALNNSLKRLKTDYLDLYLLHWRGSVPLSETVAGVIDLQKEGKIRHWGVSNFDTADLEELYGLPQGDQVFANEDLYNLANRGIEYDLLPWQRSRQLPLIAYAPIDQGDSRGQKLTQNSVVQKIADVHQVTPMQILLAWTIQSEDVMAIPQTSSIEHMKQNIEAGEIILSDSEMQQIDLQFPGPDSKQPLQMI, from the coding sequence ATGAAACAAGTGAATTTTAAAGGTGTTAACTTGCCAGCGATCGGCATTGGAACCTGGCACATGGGGGATAATCTCAAAACCTATGCGCAAGAAAAAGCAACAATTCTGTATGGGTTAAATCATGGCGCCACCGTTATCGATACTGCCGAAATGTATGGTGAAGGAAATGCCGAAACCTTAGTCGGCGATGTGTTGCAAGAATTTGATCGACAAAAGGTTTTTCTGATTAGTAAATTTTATCCACAAAATGCGACTAAAGAGCGTATGAAACAAGCGTTAAACAATAGTCTAAAGCGGCTAAAGACTGACTATCTTGACTTATATTTACTTCATTGGCGAGGTTCAGTGCCTTTGTCAGAAACTGTTGCTGGGGTGATTGACCTGCAAAAAGAAGGAAAGATTCGTCACTGGGGTGTTTCCAATTTTGATACAGCGGATTTGGAAGAGCTTTATGGCTTACCACAAGGAGATCAAGTTTTTGCTAATGAGGATCTATATAATCTTGCCAATCGGGGGATTGAATATGATTTATTGCCATGGCAGCGTAGTCGTCAATTGCCACTAATTGCTTATGCGCCAATTGATCAAGGCGATTCTCGTGGGCAAAAGCTTACCCAAAATTCTGTTGTTCAAAAAATTGCAGATGTTCATCAGGTCACACCAATGCAGATTTTATTAGCATGGACAATTCAATCTGAGGATGTCATGGCTATTCCACAGACGAGTAGTATTGAACACATGAAACAAAATATTGAGGCTGGAGAAATTATATTATCTGATTCAGAAATGCAACAAATTGATTTACAATTTCCGGGCCCAGATTCCAAACAACCTCTGCAAATGATCTGA
- a CDS encoding glycosyltransferase family 2 protein, producing the protein MKMSVVVPTYNLGSYVKGLLANLAKQTVDFELWLVDDGSTDETVIRLNRFVEGNPNFHVVQLEHQGVSVARNYGLRHATGDGIVFIDGDDLIASNFVEILEQGLDQGAVMAVVGYEWYRRPAVQTDSFVELDQKSMFDQVSHHGTEVGGYVWNKAFRTSAIKAANLTFDESLHLAEDYLFTATFVAHTPGKYVYLSRVLYTKRNRPDSTLHKANRQDRNEENHVFDQIYSLQKFIE; encoded by the coding sequence ATGAAAATGTCAGTTGTCGTACCCACATACAATTTAGGCTCATACGTAAAGGGACTATTAGCAAATTTGGCAAAACAAACAGTGGATTTTGAACTATGGTTGGTTGATGATGGATCAACTGATGAAACAGTAATACGGCTTAATAGGTTTGTTGAAGGAAATCCCAATTTTCATGTTGTCCAGTTAGAACATCAGGGAGTTTCAGTGGCCAGAAATTATGGTTTGCGGCATGCTACGGGGGATGGTATTGTCTTTATTGACGGCGACGATTTGATCGCGTCTAATTTCGTTGAGATCCTAGAACAGGGATTAGATCAAGGTGCAGTTATGGCCGTCGTTGGTTACGAGTGGTATCGCCGTCCCGCTGTCCAAACTGATTCTTTTGTTGAACTGGATCAAAAATCAATGTTTGATCAGGTTTCCCATCATGGGACAGAAGTTGGCGGTTATGTTTGGAACAAGGCATTTCGAACATCTGCGATTAAGGCTGCAAATTTAACTTTCGATGAGTCTTTGCATTTGGCGGAAGATTATTTGTTCACAGCGACTTTTGTGGCTCACACGCCTGGAAAGTATGTCTATTTGTCACGGGTGTTGTACACAAAACGCAATCGCCCCGATAGTACGCTTCACAAGGCTAATCGGCAAGATAGAAATGAAGAGAATCACGTGTTCGATCAAATTTATAGTCTCCAAAAATTTATTGAATGA
- a CDS encoding helix-turn-helix domain-containing protein, with protein sequence MAIQIELDVVMAQKKITLTQLANDIGITMANISILKTGKARAIRFSTLEKICEVLECQPGDILKFIPDQKTR encoded by the coding sequence ATGGCAATTCAAATCGAATTAGATGTCGTCATGGCACAAAAAAAAATCACCCTAACGCAATTAGCCAATGATATTGGTATCACAATGGCTAATATTTCAATATTAAAAACTGGCAAGGCCAGGGCAATTCGCTTTTCTACTTTGGAAAAAATTTGTGAAGTTCTCGAGTGTCAGCCAGGTGATATTTTAAAATTTATCCCTGATCAGAAAACAAGATAG
- a CDS encoding DUF2975 domain-containing protein — protein sequence MKFRRVFLNLALLFITGFLWLVGFLYLVQLFSSKQLEHPMVISLLGIAVFGTVIFGTQIMYFLHQILHLIVNYQSFSQASVTLIRKVRRNIGFVSISFLFSMPFFVTIANSDDAPGVILLGFAIICVPFAIYIFSQIIEELFESALNLQTDHDLTV from the coding sequence TTGAAATTTCGACGCGTATTCTTAAACTTAGCACTATTATTTATTACTGGCTTTTTATGGTTAGTGGGCTTTTTATATCTTGTGCAACTCTTTTCGTCCAAACAACTTGAACACCCAATGGTCATTAGCCTGCTAGGAATTGCAGTTTTTGGAACGGTTATTTTTGGCACCCAGATCATGTATTTTCTCCACCAAATCTTACATTTAATTGTTAACTATCAGTCCTTTTCGCAAGCCTCTGTGACCCTTATTCGAAAGGTGCGTCGCAATATTGGCTTCGTCAGTATTAGTTTTCTCTTCTCTATGCCATTTTTTGTCACCATTGCCAATTCCGATGATGCTCCTGGGGTTATCTTGCTGGGATTCGCAATAATCTGTGTACCATTTGCGATCTATATTTTTTCACAAATTATTGAAGAATTGTTCGAAAGTGCCCTCAATTTGCAAACTGACCATGATTTAACGGTCTAA
- a CDS encoding SAM-dependent methyltransferase — MPNYKKLLSHAFDFPVTVKYWDGKSETYGEGTPKAEIDINKELSMTEIAKHATLTLGEAYMDGDIDIKGSIQQVVASAYRSTTSFMHDKSFLKFVPKQGHSEKENTKDIQSHYDIGNDFYKLWLDPTLTYSCAYFEHDDDTLEQAQLNKIHHILNKLKPNRGKTLLDIGSGWGTLLYIAAEEYGLHATGVTLSQEQYDYTKDQIKKRGLEDLVDVQLEDYRKIKVQYDYITSVGMFEHVGKDNLPGYFKKVNELLKPNAHALIHGITGQHNGPGVEPWLTKYIFPGGYIPSVSKNLDYMIEANLQIEDLEPLRRHYQKTLEIWDHNFNDVRDQVREMFDERFCRMWDLYLQAAAASFESGNIDVMQFLLTKSPSGEGLPMTREYMYEEK; from the coding sequence TTGCCCAATTACAAAAAATTATTAAGTCATGCGTTTGATTTTCCTGTAACAGTTAAATATTGGGATGGTAAGTCTGAGACCTATGGTGAAGGCACCCCTAAAGCGGAAATCGATATCAACAAGGAGCTTTCCATGACGGAAATTGCCAAACACGCAACTTTGACTCTTGGTGAAGCTTACATGGATGGCGACATCGATATCAAAGGCTCGATCCAACAGGTTGTGGCGTCAGCTTACCGTTCAACAACTAGTTTCATGCATGATAAGAGTTTCTTGAAGTTTGTGCCTAAACAAGGCCACTCTGAAAAAGAGAATACCAAAGATATCCAAAGCCACTACGATATTGGTAACGATTTTTATAAACTGTGGCTCGATCCAACGTTGACTTACTCATGTGCCTATTTTGAACACGATGATGATACCTTGGAACAGGCCCAGCTAAACAAGATTCATCATATTTTGAATAAACTAAAACCAAACCGTGGTAAGACCTTGCTTGATATCGGTTCTGGTTGGGGTACTCTGCTCTACATTGCTGCTGAGGAATATGGCCTCCATGCCACTGGTGTCACATTGAGCCAGGAACAATACGATTACACAAAAGATCAGATTAAAAAACGAGGTCTTGAAGATTTAGTCGATGTTCAATTAGAAGACTATCGCAAGATTAAAGTTCAGTACGATTACATTACCAGTGTAGGGATGTTTGAACACGTTGGTAAAGACAACTTACCTGGCTACTTTAAAAAAGTTAACGAACTGCTCAAACCGAATGCTCATGCGCTAATTCACGGAATTACTGGGCAGCATAATGGCCCCGGTGTTGAACCCTGGTTAACCAAATACATTTTCCCAGGTGGCTACATCCCGAGCGTTTCTAAAAATCTTGATTACATGATTGAAGCTAATTTACAGATTGAAGATTTGGAACCACTCCGCCGCCACTATCAAAAAACGCTTGAAATTTGGGATCATAATTTTAATGACGTTCGTGATCAGGTCCGGGAAATGTTTGACGAACGTTTCTGTCGCATGTGGGATCTTTATCTCCAAGCGGCTGCCGCTTCGTTTGAATCCGGCAATATTGACGTCATGCAGTTCTTATTGACGAAGTCTCCAAGTGGCGAAGGATTACCAATGACACGTGAATATATGTATGAAGAAAAGTAA
- a CDS encoding FAD-binding oxidoreductase, with protein MLVFYEYTKEEMLDFLKSQAPHAEIHVQDAVSQQHAANGRATNTMEGQLLAYVAVSDTDDIKGVLKTARKFHLPVIPQSGDTSTVIGSDGIDGGIILSTAKLNHIKKISPDDGIAVVEPGVINGDLDRAARKQGLFYAPDPASRPISTIGGNVATNAGGMSTVKYVATKDSVLGLKVILADGRELTLGGQTYKQAFGYDLTQLFVGSEGTLGIVTEITVRLLPIPVGEPVTGIAFFKNMVELSVAVRDLRMSGIAPVMLEALDSKTVVALDKFENKHYTNGTSAMLIFKLDAGGQQSLDIAKRVLLNDNATNIEVTTDPQKSAELLKLRQDMLPAIFINSNHIMEDMAVPLSKLAEMIDYISKVGDDLDVNIYTAGYAGDGNIHPSLLWSKDEPNPPAKIIEATRLLLKKTLALGGTISGEHAVGMLKNQWTNAELGFDVDEIQHAVKHLFDPMGILNPKRKIN; from the coding sequence ATGTTAGTATTCTATGAATATACCAAAGAAGAAATGTTAGATTTTTTAAAAAGCCAAGCCCCACATGCCGAAATTCATGTCCAAGACGCAGTTAGTCAGCAACATGCAGCTAACGGTCGCGCCACTAATACGATGGAAGGCCAATTATTAGCCTACGTTGCAGTAAGCGACACTGACGATATCAAAGGTGTTTTAAAAACTGCCCGCAAATTTCATCTCCCTGTGATTCCCCAAAGTGGTGACACATCCACTGTAATTGGATCGGATGGCATCGATGGTGGGATCATCTTATCAACCGCAAAATTAAATCACATTAAGAAAATCAGCCCCGATGACGGCATTGCAGTCGTTGAACCGGGTGTTATAAATGGTGATTTGGATAGAGCTGCTCGGAAACAAGGTCTGTTTTATGCGCCGGACCCAGCTTCCCGCCCAATTTCAACGATTGGTGGTAATGTCGCCACAAATGCTGGTGGGATGAGCACTGTGAAATATGTCGCTACTAAAGATTCAGTATTAGGCCTAAAAGTAATTTTAGCCGATGGTCGTGAATTAACCCTTGGTGGTCAAACCTATAAACAGGCGTTTGGCTACGATTTAACCCAACTGTTTGTTGGCTCTGAAGGCACTTTGGGAATTGTGACCGAAATCACAGTCCGTTTATTGCCCATCCCAGTTGGTGAACCCGTTACGGGCATTGCGTTTTTCAAAAATATGGTTGAACTCTCCGTGGCCGTTAGGGATTTACGCATGTCAGGAATTGCCCCTGTTATGCTTGAAGCTTTAGATAGCAAAACCGTTGTTGCCCTGGATAAGTTTGAAAATAAGCATTACACCAATGGCACTTCTGCCATGTTGATCTTCAAATTAGATGCTGGCGGACAGCAAAGTTTGGATATTGCTAAAAGAGTCCTGTTAAACGACAACGCGACCAACATTGAAGTTACAACTGATCCACAAAAATCAGCAGAATTATTAAAGTTGCGCCAAGATATGTTGCCGGCCATTTTTATTAACAGTAACCATATCATGGAAGATATGGCCGTTCCATTGTCCAAACTCGCTGAAATGATAGATTACATTTCCAAAGTTGGCGACGATTTAGACGTTAACATTTATACCGCGGGATATGCTGGTGACGGAAATATCCACCCTAGTTTGTTATGGTCTAAAGATGAACCCAATCCACCTGCCAAAATAATCGAAGCCACCCGTTTGTTATTGAAAAAAACATTAGCACTTGGAGGCACAATTTCAGGTGAACATGCCGTGGGAATGCTGAAAAATCAGTGGACCAACGCCGAATTGGGTTTTGATGTCGATGAAATCCAACATGCGGTTAAACATCTCTTTGATCCAATGGGTATTTTGAATCCAAAACGAAAGATTAATTAA
- a CDS encoding NAD(P)H-binding protein, translating into MAKIMIIGAYGKMAQLLTEKLLNETNDELILFLRNAQRLNKYADNPRVELVDGDVLDTDQLADAMQEAEIIYSNLGGVDLADQIQSVLNAMKLAQKERFVYISSLGAHHEVPGKYGEWNEQAIGAYLPGFRKAAQLVSESGLKYTEIRPAWLTDKDEVAYETTQVDEPFKGTEVSRKSVADFAFQVVTQPQTHVNESVGLNKPDTDGDKPSWI; encoded by the coding sequence ATGGCAAAAATTATGATTATTGGTGCTTATGGTAAAATGGCGCAGTTACTGACAGAAAAGCTTTTAAATGAGACAAATGATGAACTAATTTTATTTTTACGAAATGCACAGCGGTTAAATAAATATGCAGACAATCCACGTGTTGAATTGGTGGATGGCGATGTATTAGATACCGATCAATTAGCTGATGCGATGCAAGAGGCTGAGATTATTTACTCAAACCTGGGCGGAGTTGATTTGGCTGATCAGATTCAAAGCGTGCTTAACGCTATGAAACTAGCGCAAAAAGAACGTTTTGTTTATATTAGCTCGCTGGGTGCTCATCATGAAGTGCCAGGAAAATATGGCGAATGGAATGAACAAGCCATTGGGGCGTATTTACCCGGTTTTCGAAAAGCGGCGCAGTTAGTGAGTGAGTCAGGCCTTAAATATACTGAAATTCGGCCTGCTTGGTTGACGGATAAAGACGAAGTAGCTTATGAAACAACTCAAGTGGATGAGCCTTTTAAAGGGACGGAAGTTTCACGAAAAAGTGTGGCTGATTTTGCCTTTCAAGTAGTTACCCAACCACAAACACATGTTAATGAAAGTGTCGGCTTAAATAAACCTGATACGGATGGGGATAAACCTAGTTGGATCTGA
- a CDS encoding aldo/keto reductase yields MQYTKLGNTDIEVSKICIGAMSFGKPGTMHDWSLDYEDSEKVIKHALSLGINFFDTANTYSKGTSEEYLGRALKSDNVPRDQVVLASKVYFNPGRLSKEAINREIEGSLKRLGTDYLDLYIIHRFDYDTPIEETMSALNELVKSGKVRAIGASAMYGYQFHNMQQVAKDHGWAQFQTMENHYNLLYREDERELIPICKQMGVSLMPYSPLAAGHLSHRQWQVNTLRSQTDRVAMGKYDRAESEDLGIVERVDELAKKYNVSMSQIALAWQWAKGVMAPIVGSTKVSHLDEAVEALSVKLTDEDVHYLEELYVPHEIVGAISHNPAQGTVLIDEKK; encoded by the coding sequence ATGCAATATACTAAATTAGGAAATACGGATATTGAGGTGTCTAAGATTTGTATTGGCGCGATGAGCTTCGGCAAACCGGGCACGATGCACGACTGGTCACTCGATTATGAGGACAGTGAAAAGGTCATTAAACATGCTTTGAGTCTGGGGATTAACTTTTTTGATACTGCTAATACTTATTCAAAAGGGACAAGTGAAGAATACTTAGGCCGCGCTTTAAAGTCTGATAACGTGCCCCGCGACCAAGTTGTTTTAGCGTCCAAGGTCTATTTTAATCCGGGTCGGCTTTCTAAAGAGGCCATTAATCGTGAAATTGAGGGTTCTTTAAAACGGCTGGGCACAGATTATCTAGATTTATACATTATTCATCGTTTTGACTATGACACACCAATCGAAGAAACAATGTCGGCTCTAAATGAGTTGGTTAAATCCGGTAAAGTGCGGGCAATTGGAGCTTCAGCAATGTATGGATATCAATTTCATAATATGCAACAGGTTGCTAAAGACCATGGTTGGGCACAATTTCAAACCATGGAAAATCACTACAATCTTTTGTATCGTGAAGATGAACGGGAATTAATTCCAATTTGCAAACAAATGGGCGTTTCATTAATGCCGTACAGTCCATTGGCAGCCGGACATTTGAGTCATCGACAGTGGCAAGTAAATACATTACGTAGTCAAACTGATCGCGTAGCCATGGGCAAATATGACCGAGCTGAATCAGAAGATTTGGGAATTGTTGAGCGAGTTGATGAACTAGCTAAGAAGTATAATGTTTCAATGAGCCAAATCGCTCTAGCCTGGCAGTGGGCAAAAGGTGTCATGGCACCAATCGTGGGTTCAACCAAGGTTAGTCATTTGGATGAGGCTGTTGAAGCGTTGAGTGTGAAACTCACAGATGAAGATGTGCATTACCTGGAAGAATTGTATGTGCCACATGAAATTGTGGGGGCGATTAGTCATAACCCAGCTCAGGGAACAGTATTAATTGATGAGAAGAAATAA
- a CDS encoding amino acid permease translates to MKQKTKQAPELQRSMTAGQMEMISLGGAIGVGLFMGSASTIKWTGPSVLLAYMFVGLILYIVMRALGEMIYINPGTGSFADYATEYVHPIAGYLAKWANVFEYIVVGMSEVVAATEYLKYWWPHINPFLAGIFIILFLVLANLASAKAYGSLEFWFAMIKVITIIMMILLGFMIIFFGFGNGGHPIGFSNLWSHGGFFTGGFKGFFFSMSIIVGSYQGIELLGISAGEVANPQVAIVKSVKSVLWRILIFYVGAIFVIVTIYPWNELSSVGSPFVSTFAKVGITSAASVINFVVLTAALSGANSGIYSSSRMLFKLAHEGDAPGFFGKLSKQIVPNMAILGISGGILIGFIIDTVASIYSKSTSNLFVVVFSSSVLPGMVPWFVILLAELRFRKNNSKLMTTHPFKLPFYPYSNYFALVMLAVIVAFMFVNPDTRVSVIVGALVLIVATLVYLIRHWHQSDILDS, encoded by the coding sequence ATGAAACAGAAGACAAAACAAGCGCCAGAACTACAACGGTCCATGACAGCTGGTCAAATGGAAATGATCTCCTTAGGAGGCGCAATCGGGGTTGGACTGTTTATGGGCTCAGCTTCAACCATTAAATGGACTGGTCCGTCTGTACTTTTGGCTTACATGTTTGTAGGCCTAATTTTGTATATTGTCATGCGGGCCCTGGGCGAAATGATTTATATTAATCCTGGAACGGGCTCATTTGCCGATTATGCGACAGAATACGTTCATCCAATTGCCGGATATCTTGCTAAATGGGCCAATGTTTTTGAATACATAGTGGTTGGGATGTCGGAAGTTGTGGCAGCAACTGAGTATCTCAAATATTGGTGGCCTCATATCAATCCCTTTTTGGCCGGGATATTCATTATTTTATTCTTGGTTTTGGCTAATTTAGCCAGTGCCAAAGCTTACGGATCACTGGAATTTTGGTTTGCGATGATCAAAGTAATTACCATTATTATGATGATTCTTTTAGGATTCATGATCATTTTCTTTGGATTCGGTAATGGTGGGCATCCAATTGGATTTAGTAATCTGTGGAGTCATGGTGGTTTCTTCACTGGCGGTTTCAAAGGCTTCTTCTTCTCAATGTCAATTATTGTAGGCTCTTATCAAGGTATTGAATTGCTGGGGATTTCGGCAGGGGAGGTTGCTAATCCACAAGTAGCAATTGTGAAATCAGTCAAATCAGTACTATGGCGAATTCTAATTTTTTACGTCGGCGCAATTTTTGTGATCGTGACGATTTATCCGTGGAACGAGCTTAGTTCTGTTGGTTCCCCGTTTGTTTCGACATTTGCCAAGGTGGGGATCACTTCGGCCGCGTCAGTTATAAATTTTGTTGTTTTAACGGCGGCTTTATCAGGAGCTAATTCTGGAATTTATTCGTCTAGTCGGATGCTCTTTAAACTGGCTCATGAAGGGGATGCACCAGGATTTTTCGGAAAATTATCTAAGCAAATTGTTCCCAACATGGCCATTCTGGGGATTTCGGGTGGAATTTTAATTGGGTTTATCATCGACACGGTGGCTTCAATTTATAGTAAGTCGACTTCAAATCTCTTTGTGGTCGTCTTTAGTTCTTCTGTGCTACCGGGAATGGTACCTTGGTTCGTGATTCTTTTAGCAGAACTTCGCTTTCGAAAAAACAATTCTAAATTAATGACCACACATCCGTTTAAATTACCTTTCTATCCGTATTCAAATTACTTCGCATTGGTGATGCTGGCGGTCATTGTGGCTTTCATGTTCGTTAACCCAGATACACGGGTTTCAGTAATCGTGGGGGCACTTGTCTTGATTGTGGCCACGTTGGTTTATTTGATTCGTCATTGGCATCAAAGCGATATTTTAGATAGTTAA
- a CDS encoding acetate/propionate family kinase, whose amino-acid sequence MAKILSVNLGSSTLKWRLFEMPEEQQIASGLVDFLDNTKAKITVKFGDQKKTRNFDEKLDLKQAIRVLMEELKSLKLVTQLHEIVGVGHRVVAGGEVYKESVVITKDVLQQIDDLDIFAPLHNHLEVGGIELFRQLMPWTTQVAVFDTAFHHTMPAENYLYGIPYDYYKKYGARKYGAHGTSVRYVSKRAAKLLNKPLTDLRLIVMHLGAGSSVTAVNKGKSLDTSMGFTPLDGLMMNTRSGQIDASLVPYLTKKLGLKDSAEMITILNSKSGLLGVSGISDDQRELKKVAKTQPRAQLALDMFANRVIKFVGSYIALMDGVDALIFTGGVGENSFEMRSQIMTSFDYVGATIDATKNKVAGKEIDISEADAKVKTLVIPTNEELMIARDVYARL is encoded by the coding sequence GTGGCCAAAATTTTATCGGTAAACTTAGGTAGTTCGACACTTAAATGGCGTTTGTTTGAAATGCCTGAAGAACAACAAATTGCTTCTGGACTGGTCGATTTTTTGGATAATACCAAGGCTAAAATTACGGTTAAATTTGGTGATCAGAAAAAAACGCGTAATTTTGACGAAAAGTTGGATCTCAAACAGGCCATTAGAGTTTTAATGGAAGAATTAAAATCCTTGAAATTAGTTACGCAATTACATGAAATCGTCGGTGTTGGGCATCGTGTGGTTGCCGGTGGTGAAGTGTACAAAGAGTCTGTCGTGATTACCAAGGACGTTTTACAACAGATTGATGATTTAGATATCTTCGCGCCGTTACATAATCATCTGGAAGTAGGCGGGATTGAGCTTTTTCGCCAGTTGATGCCTTGGACTACACAGGTGGCGGTGTTTGATACCGCGTTTCATCATACGATGCCAGCTGAAAATTATTTGTATGGCATCCCCTACGATTACTACAAAAAGTACGGCGCCAGAAAGTATGGCGCTCATGGGACCAGTGTCCGATACGTCTCGAAGCGGGCAGCTAAACTTTTGAATAAACCGTTAACTGATTTACGTTTGATTGTGATGCATTTGGGAGCTGGTTCGAGTGTGACGGCAGTTAATAAGGGGAAATCACTCGATACTTCGATGGGATTTACGCCACTGGATGGCCTGATGATGAATACGCGCAGTGGGCAAATTGACGCATCGTTAGTACCATATCTGACTAAAAAATTAGGTCTTAAGGATTCAGCAGAAATGATCACTATTTTAAATAGTAAATCCGGATTGTTAGGTGTTTCTGGGATTTCCGATGATCAACGTGAATTAAAAAAGGTGGCAAAGACCCAGCCGCGAGCACAGTTGGCTTTGGACATGTTTGCAAATCGCGTCATTAAGTTTGTTGGAAGCTATATTGCCTTGATGGATGGAGTTGACGCGTTGATTTTTACCGGCGGTGTCGGTGAAAACAGTTTTGAAATGCGAAGCCAAATTATGACCTCTTTTGATTATGTAGGAGCCACAATTGATGCCACTAAAAATAAAGTAGCTGGCAAAGAAATTGATATTAGCGAGGCAGATGCAAAAGTTAAGACATTAGTGATTCCGACTAACGAAGAATTGATGATCGCCCGTGATGTGTATGCCCGATTGTAG
- a CDS encoding LysR family transcriptional regulator: MIEIYLLEELAVFSKAGTLAKTAEQLNVTQPTVTRGMQKLEDEFGVQLFDRQPNRIALTETGKLAAQEAVALMLANQQLIDKVQNFDQSQRTIQIGSVLPGPLILLRNSLKQPAQNFQIATTLTSPAHTESLLSTNTYTGIISNKALSTSDIGSQYLGTEILAVNLDKFMYHANQSSVSFSELKGLSFIVLDDIGPWRQIIQQEIPDAKFLYQAQRDAFAEITKYSDFPYFSTKLSRTDATFFEQFDNDDNRIRIPISDQNAHMKIYFNYLKKQKQRVEPIISQIQQIWPV, from the coding sequence GTGATTGAAATCTATTTATTAGAAGAATTAGCCGTTTTTTCTAAGGCGGGCACGCTTGCTAAAACGGCAGAACAGCTGAATGTCACCCAACCCACTGTGACCCGGGGTATGCAAAAATTGGAAGACGAATTTGGTGTACAGTTATTTGATCGCCAACCTAATCGAATCGCCTTAACTGAAACCGGCAAGCTTGCGGCTCAAGAAGCAGTCGCCTTAATGCTGGCCAACCAACAGTTAATTGACAAGGTTCAAAACTTTGACCAAAGTCAACGTACCATTCAAATTGGTTCTGTCCTTCCGGGACCACTGATTTTACTTAGAAATTCTTTAAAACAACCAGCCCAAAATTTTCAAATTGCGACTACCCTTACTTCCCCGGCACACACAGAATCGTTACTTTCAACAAATACTTACACTGGCATAATTTCCAACAAAGCACTTTCAACCTCTGATATTGGCTCTCAATACTTAGGAACCGAAATCCTGGCGGTTAATTTAGATAAATTTATGTATCATGCCAATCAATCTTCCGTTAGTTTTTCAGAACTAAAAGGTTTGAGCTTTATTGTATTAGACGACATTGGTCCTTGGCGACAAATTATCCAACAAGAGATCCCTGACGCAAAGTTTCTTTATCAAGCTCAGCGGGATGCGTTTGCTGAAATCACAAAGTATTCGGATTTTCCTTATTTCAGTACAAAACTCTCCAGAACAGATGCCACCTTTTTTGAACAATTTGACAATGACGATAATCGAATCCGCATTCCGATAAGTGACCAGAATGCCCATATGAAAATTTATTTTAACTATTTAAAAAAACAAAAGCAGCGGGTTGAGCCCATCATTAGCCAGATTCAACAAATTTGGCCTGTGTAA